The Heyndrickxia vini genome contains a region encoding:
- a CDS encoding peptidoglycan D,D-transpeptidase FtsI family protein: MIFSLLIARLVQLQLVDTESFSKHHINLLEDSVSQRTQEIIIDDGRGQFTDRNGNPLTYKEKSVLVLFPFLKTIQWNSEKVASILNISEDQLLAELETAKAPFIFHGKTPYILSDKQLDEINMLKIPGVFAVRKKYTESDISAAQLIGIIGEDADNFLKRYPDKKGMQNQKIGITGLQRQFDEFLLPEGESKLVFHVDAMGGPLFGINVKYTGSGNSNYPVNIQTTLNKNLQEQIDKKVDEYEIKKGGVLLLDIETNEILANISRPKMNVKDPYKNNSVENAMLSQQIPGSIFKTVVAAASIETSIVNDNEKFPCNEDLYGKKAERQLGDLTFDESFAQSCNRTFSELAKRLKNENPNLLEEYARKLGLIGQIGWHGDVFHFKDFKQLKEDEGQIFAKLESKKDDNLVSQTGIGQQEVRLTPLGIANMMATIARGGKLQSVQAVSSIKYHDGTTMIDFSSHDLPYQPISKITAMKLQKMLRHVVTNENGTGRWFRDLPYEVAGKSGTAETGIYANKIQLHNKWFAGYFPFNNPKYALVVVNLGVPEDKGGINQLFSDIVQLIHENDTNQNSIN; this comes from the coding sequence TTGATTTTTAGCCTGCTAATAGCAAGACTTGTTCAACTTCAATTAGTAGATACAGAATCTTTTTCTAAACATCACATTAATCTTCTTGAAGATAGTGTAAGCCAAAGGACTCAAGAAATTATTATTGACGACGGACGAGGGCAATTTACTGATCGGAATGGAAACCCGTTAACTTATAAAGAAAAATCAGTATTGGTTCTTTTTCCTTTTTTAAAAACAATACAATGGAATTCTGAAAAAGTAGCAAGCATATTAAATATTTCGGAGGATCAACTTTTAGCAGAATTAGAAACTGCGAAAGCTCCATTCATATTTCATGGGAAAACTCCATATATATTATCGGACAAACAGTTAGATGAGATAAATATGTTGAAAATACCTGGCGTGTTTGCCGTGAGAAAAAAATATACCGAATCTGACATATCTGCTGCGCAGTTAATTGGAATAATTGGAGAAGATGCTGATAACTTTCTAAAGAGATACCCCGATAAAAAAGGAATGCAAAATCAAAAAATCGGAATTACAGGTTTACAAAGGCAATTTGACGAATTTTTATTACCTGAAGGCGAGTCAAAACTAGTCTTTCATGTAGATGCCATGGGTGGTCCTCTTTTTGGAATTAACGTTAAATATACAGGTTCCGGTAATTCAAACTACCCTGTTAATATACAAACAACTTTAAATAAAAATTTACAAGAACAAATTGACAAAAAAGTTGACGAGTATGAGATTAAAAAAGGTGGGGTTTTATTATTAGATATCGAAACCAATGAAATTCTAGCAAATATTTCACGTCCGAAAATGAATGTTAAGGACCCTTATAAAAACAATAGTGTGGAAAATGCCATGTTATCACAGCAAATCCCGGGATCAATTTTCAAAACCGTAGTTGCAGCAGCATCTATTGAAACGTCTATTGTAAATGATAATGAAAAATTCCCGTGTAACGAAGATTTGTATGGGAAGAAAGCTGAAAGGCAGCTTGGTGATCTTACATTTGATGAAAGTTTTGCCCAAAGTTGTAATCGGACATTTAGTGAACTAGCAAAAAGATTAAAAAATGAAAATCCTAATTTATTAGAGGAGTATGCTCGTAAGTTAGGCCTTATTGGACAAATTGGCTGGCATGGAGACGTTTTTCATTTTAAAGATTTTAAACAATTAAAGGAAGACGAGGGGCAAATTTTTGCTAAATTAGAAAGTAAGAAAGATGATAATTTAGTTTCTCAAACGGGAATAGGTCAACAAGAAGTACGGCTTACGCCTTTAGGAATTGCAAATATGATGGCTACTATCGCTAGAGGAGGAAAATTACAATCGGTCCAAGCTGTGTCCTCGATTAAATATCACGATGGGACAACAATGATTGATTTTTCAAGCCACGACCTACCTTATCAACCGATTTCAAAAATTACCGCAATGAAACTTCAAAAAATGCTAAGACATGTTGTAACAAATGAAAACGGTACTGGAAGATGGTTTAGGGATCTTCCTTATGAAGTGGCGGGAAAATCAGGTACCGCGGAAACTGGAATATATGCAAATAAAATACAATTACATAATAAATGGTTTGCCGGATATTTTCCATTTAACAATCCTAAATATGCATTAGTTGTTGTAAATTTAGGAGTCCCCGAAGATAAAGGCGGAATCAATCAACTATTTAGCGATATCGTTCAATTGATTCACGAAAATGACACAAACCAAAATAGTATCAACTAA
- a CDS encoding YrrS family protein, whose translation MANNFDNQFRSRSDQRSKRRKTNLILNSLIVIVVVLIIVVASTIFYGGRNDEKNASAAKNKVSQHTKNNDKSTTKNNDSQDNKVTDESTNDSNQETNEEANDETKQDLESKDTVVEDSNEPNVKKSYTNPNWKSVGTEQTNGHQYSSDQNSTDWKEKEIALSYATGIPVDNMTIWYLSRNGTDNEVVGTITPKDQSKVYRVYLSWIDGQGWKPTKVLELKENDMR comes from the coding sequence ATGGCAAATAATTTTGACAATCAATTTCGTTCCCGATCCGATCAAAGATCAAAACGTCGAAAAACAAACTTAATTTTAAATTCATTAATAGTAATCGTAGTCGTATTGATTATTGTTGTTGCTAGCACGATCTTTTATGGTGGTCGAAACGATGAGAAAAATGCTTCTGCAGCAAAAAACAAAGTATCTCAGCATACAAAAAATAATGATAAATCAACAACAAAAAATAATGATAGTCAAGATAATAAAGTAACAGATGAATCAACGAATGATAGTAATCAAGAAACCAATGAAGAAGCAAATGATGAAACTAAGCAAGACCTTGAAAGCAAAGATACTGTTGTTGAAGATAGCAATGAACCTAATGTCAAAAAATCGTATACGAACCCTAATTGGAAAAGCGTTGGAACTGAACAAACGAATGGTCATCAATATTCTTCCGATCAAAACTCTACTGATTGGAAAGAAAAAGAAATAGCCCTTTCCTATGCAACAGGTATTCCTGTTGATAATATGACTATTTGGTATTTAAGCCGAAATGGAACCGATAATGAAGTAGTTGGAACGATTACTCCAAAAGATCAATCAAAAGTTTATCGAGTATACCTTAGTTGGATCGATGGTCAAGGATGGAAGCCAACAAAAGTATTAGAACTGAAAGAAAATGATATGCGATAG
- the mtnN gene encoding 5'-methylthioadenosine/S-adenosylhomocysteine nucleosidase, translated as MKIAIIGAMEEEVAILRENIIDREVETIAGYEFTTGKMNDKEVVLLRSGIGKVNAALSTSILLHHYKPDAVINTGSAGGFNPNLTVGDVVISSEVRHHDVDATIFGYEYGQVPQMPPAFIANEELIKVAEECAKNIKEIQVIKGLIATGDSFMNDPERVEFVRGKFPQLQAAEMEAAAIAQVAYQFNIPFVIIRSLSDIAGKESNISFDQFLETAALHSASFVMDIVKHIN; from the coding sequence ATGAAAATTGCTATTATTGGTGCTATGGAAGAGGAAGTAGCCATATTAAGAGAAAATATAATCGATAGAGAAGTCGAAACAATTGCTGGATATGAGTTTACCACTGGGAAAATGAATGATAAAGAAGTAGTGCTTCTTCGTTCAGGAATTGGAAAAGTGAATGCTGCATTGTCTACTTCGATACTCTTACATCATTACAAACCGGATGCAGTTATTAATACCGGTTCTGCAGGAGGATTTAATCCTAACTTAACAGTTGGTGATGTTGTTATTTCTTCAGAAGTTCGTCATCATGATGTAGATGCAACGATTTTTGGCTATGAGTATGGACAAGTACCACAAATGCCCCCAGCATTTATTGCAAATGAGGAATTAATTAAGGTGGCAGAGGAATGTGCAAAAAATATAAAAGAGATTCAGGTAATAAAAGGATTAATTGCAACAGGTGATTCGTTTATGAATGATCCGGAAAGAGTTGAATTTGTACGTGGGAAGTTCCCGCAACTTCAAGCAGCCGAAATGGAGGCAGCAGCAATTGCACAAGTTGCTTACCAATTTAATATCCCATTTGTAATTATTCGTTCTTTATCAGATATTGCCGGGAAGGAATCGAATATTTCTTTTGATCAATTTTTAGAAACTGCTGCATTACATTCAGCCTCATTTGTTATGGATATCGTTAAACATATCAATTGA
- a CDS encoding YrhC family protein produces the protein MDKAKSLFGKMNDYKRFGFSLIALSTFLYLGVVMPIAGKTVMKAYILMGGTLILLLIATIFLFISIRCKKLLLELEEGKE, from the coding sequence ATGGATAAAGCGAAATCACTTTTTGGAAAAATGAATGATTATAAAAGGTTTGGATTTTCTCTTATCGCATTATCAACTTTCTTATATTTAGGTGTCGTAATGCCTATTGCTGGAAAAACGGTTATGAAAGCATATATATTAATGGGTGGAACGCTCATCCTGTTACTAATAGCTACTATTTTCCTTTTCATTTCAATACGTTGTAAAAAGCTTCTTCTTGAATTAGAAGAAGGAAAAGAATAG